A genomic window from Fusarium oxysporum Fo47 chromosome VIII, complete sequence includes:
- a CDS encoding protein transporter TIM23, whose amino-acid sequence MSSLWNAFTSGNKPAHQQQQSQSQSHQQPTTQEPAHYAYDPTEGQGVESFLQSSAFADPSQLHPLAGLNRDTLEYISLEDSALSELPGGQSVLPSRGFTDDLCYGTGITYLAGLGIGGAWGLQEGLRRSAGQPPKLRLNAVLNSVTRRGPFLGNSLGVVAIIYNCINSLIGSVRGKHDAGNTVLAGALSGMLFKSTRGLRPMAISGGIVASVAGAWAIVRRSFFPIPEPAPAVSDELTL is encoded by the exons ATGTCTTCTCTCTGGAACGCTTTCACCAGCGGCAATAAGCCCGcccaccagcagcaacagtcGCAGTCTCAGTCGCACCAACAACCCACGACACAAGAACCCGCGCATTACGCCTACGACCCCACGGAAGGTCAGGGCGTCGAGTCTTTTCTTCAGAGCTCTGCCTTTGCCGACCCCTCGCAATTACATCCCCTCGCCGGCCTCAACAGAGATACACTTGAATATATTTCCCTCGAGGATTCAGCCCTGTCCGAGTTGCCTGGTGGCCAATCAGTCCTGCCCTCGCGAGGCTTCACAGACGACTTGTGCTACGGTACCGGAATCACATACCTTGCTGGTCTGGGAATTGGAGGTGCTTGGGGTCTGCAGGAGGGTCTCAGAAGGTCGGCCGGTCAGCCTCCCAAGCTTCGATTGAACGCTGTTCTCAACTCGGTTACTCGACGAGGACCTTTCCTGGGTAACTCGCTGGGTGTCGTCGCTATTATCTACAACTGCATCAACTCATTGATTGGATCTGTCCGCGGAAAGCATGATGCCGGAAACACTGTCCTCGCTGGTGCGCTGAGTGGTATGCTCTTCAAGAGCACCCGTGGACTTCGACCCATGGCCATCTCTGGTGGTATTGTGGCTTCCGTCGCTGGTGCTTGGGCT ATTGTGCGACGATCTTTCTTCCCTATCCCAGAGCCCGCTCCTGCGGTCTCTGACGAGCTTACTCTGTAA